The genomic stretch GCTCTGAGATGGAGAGTGGCTGGAATCGTTGAAAATAGAATGAATAACTGTATATGTATAGGGAAGAATCAAAATCTCTTCCCTATGTTTTTTAGTCCGTTATTCAAAGCCTAGATGTGGTTATATCAGCCTTTTGTATGCGAATAGCAAGAGGAAAAAATATCTTAATTTATTTGTCAGTTCAAAGAAAAGCCGTACCTTTGCAAGCCGATTATTATCAAAAGTTTATAAAGGATTAATTCTTAGCGTGTTAATAGTTCTTTGTCCGGGAACGGTTAGAAACGCTGAGAAGAATTGTTTTTTAGTAGTTAACATTTAAAAAAGAATTTAAGAGTGGATACTTTAAGTTACAAGACCATTTCTGCAAACAAAGAAACAGCTCATAAAGAATGGGTTGTTGTCGACGCAACCGATCAGGTCGTAGGCCGTCTCGGTTCGAAAGTTGCGAAACTGTTGAGAGGAAAGTACAAACCAGACTTTACCCCTCATGCTGACTGCGGTGATAATGTTATTATCATTAATGCAGACAAAGTGAAATTTACCGGAAACAAGTGGAACGACAAGGTTTACTTGCGCTATACAGGTTATCCCGGTGGTCAGAGAGAAATGACTCCTGCTCAGTTGATGAAGAAACCTAACGGTGAAGAAAAACTGTTGAAGAGAGTAGTAAAGGGTATGCTTCCTAAAAATCGTCTGGGAGCACAGTTGCTGGGCAATTTGTATGTTTACGCTGGTAGTGAACACAAACATGAGGCTCAGACTCCGAAATCAATTGATATAAACTCACTTAAATAATAAAGAATGGAAGTAGTAAATGCATTAGGCAGACGTAAACGCGCCGTCGCACGCGTGTTCGTAAGCGAAGGTACAGGAAAGATTACTATTAACAAGAGAGACCTTGCACAGTACTTTCCATCAACTATTCTTCAGTATGTAGTAAAACAGCCTTTGAACAAGCTAGAGGCTGCTGAAAAATATGATATCAAAGTAAATCTTTACGGTGGTGGTTTTACAGGACAGTCACAGGCTTTGCGTCTGGCTATCGCTCGTGCGCTGGTTAAAATCAACCCTGAAGATAAAACGGCTCTTCGTTCAGAAGGCTTCATGACACGTGACTCTCGTTCTGTAGAACGTAAGAAACCGGGTCAGCCCAAAGCACGTCGTAGATTCCAGTTCAGTAAACGTTAATATCCGGTTTTACTTGGAACTGGTTAAGAAGCGTTTAGTATCTAAACCAGCGGGACTCTACTTGGTAGCGGACTACCCGATGGTTGGTTGAGATAAACAAAAAAGAAAGTAAACGATTTAAAGAATAATAAAATGTCTAGAACTAATTTCGATACATTATTGGAAGCCGGTTGCCACTTCGGACACCTTAAGAGAAAGTGGAATCCCTCAATGGCTCCTTATATTTTCATGGAACGCAATGGTATCCATATCATTGACCTCCATAAAACAGTTGCTAAAGTAGATGAAGCTGCTGATGCACTGAAACAAATCGCAAAATCAGGTAAGAAAGTCCTGTTTGTTGCTACTAAGAAACAAGCTAAACAAGTAGTAGCTGAGAAAGCTGCTTCTGTAAATATGCCTTATGTAATAGAGCGTTGGCCGGGTGGTATGTTGACTAACTTCCCGACTATCCGTAAGGCTGTGAAGAAAATGGCTACTATCGATAAGTTGACCAACGATGGTACTTATTCAAACCTTTCTAAGAGAGAAGTCCTGCAAATTTCTCGTCAGCGTGCTAAATTGGAAAAGAACTTAGGTTCTATTGCTGATTTGACTCGTTTGCCGTCAGCACTGTTCGTTGTCGATGTGTTGAAAGAAAACATTGCAGTTCGTGAAGCTAACCGCTTGGGTATCCCTGTATTTGCTATCGTTGATACAAATTCAGATCCTTCAAACGTAGACTTCGTGATTCCTGCAAACGATGATGCTACTAAGTCTGTAGAAGTGATCTTGGATGCTTGTTGTGGCGCTATCGCTGAAGGTTTGGAAGAAAGAAAAGCTGAAAAAGTAGATATGGAAGCTGCCGGTGAAAATGCTCCTAAGGGTGCTGGTAAGAAGAAAAATACCAAGGCTCGTATGGATAAAGCCGAAGAAGAAGCTATCAATGCTGCTAAGGCTGCCGCTTTCTTGAAAGAAGACGAAGAAGCTTAATAGTATAAATTGAGAGTTGAGAATTGAAAATTGGGAAAGGGGCAGATTATGCTGTTAATTCTCAATTCTCAATTTTCAATTCTCAATTCTGTTTTAAAGATATTACTAACAATTAAAAAATAAAGGAATATTATGGCTGTAACTATGGCTGAAATAACCAAGCTTCGTAAGATTAGTGGAGCTGGTATGATGGATTGCAAGAACGCCTTGACTGAAGCAAACGGCGATATCGATAAAGCGATGGAAATTATTCGTAAAAAAGGACAGGCTGTTGCTGCAAAACGTTCTGACCGTGAAGCATCTGAAGGTTGTGTGCTGGCAAAAAAGGATGGCGAATTTGCTGCTATCATCGCTTTGAAATGCGAAACCGACTTCGTTGCTAAAAACGCTGATTTCATAGCTTTGACTCAAGCTATTCTGGATGCTGCTGTTGCCAACAGGTGTAAGACTTTGGAAGAAGTAAAGGCTTTGCCTATGGGTAACGGTACTGTACAAGATGCAGTAACAGACCGTAGTGGTATCACTGGTGAAAAAATGGAATTGGATGGTTACAATGTGGTTGAAGGTGCTTATACTTCTATTTATAACCACCAGGGAAATAACCAGCTTTGTACTATTGTTGCAATGAATAAAGAAGCTGAAGCTGCCGCTCACGGAGTTGCTATGCAGATTGCTGCTATGAATCCTATTGCAATTGATGAAGCCGGTGTTCCTGAATCTGTAAAAGAAGCTGAAATACAGGTAGCTATTGACAAGACTAAGAAAGAACAAGTAGACAAGGCTGTTGAAGTTGCCTTGAAGAAGGCTGGTATCAACCCTGCACACGTAGACAGCGAAGAACATATGGAAAGTAACAAGGCTAAGGGCTGGATCACTGACGAAGATATTGCCAAAGCTAAAGAAATCATTGCTACTGTTTCTGCTGAAAAAGCTGCTAACTTGCCACAACAGATGATTGAAAACATTGCTAAAGGTCGTCTGGGCAAGTTCTTGAAGGAAGTTTGCTTGCTGAACCAAGAGGATATCATGGATGGTAAGAAGACTGTAAGAGAAGTGTTGAAGGAAGCTGATCCTGAATTGCAGATCGTTGCTTTCAAACGTTTCACTTTACGTGCTGAATAAGATTTCCGCAATTATAGAAGGGGGACTGTGTGACAACAGTCCCTTTCTTTTTTCCGGCTATTTGGTCTGGGTATATCCTTCAGCTTTCAACAACTCGATGACCCGTTGCTTGAACTCTCCTTGAATAAGGATCTCCCCGTCTTTTGCTGAACCGCCTACCCCACATTTGCTTTTCAATAATCTACCCAACTCTTTCAGGTCATTTTCTGTTCCGATGAACCCGTTGATTAATGTCACGGTTTTGCCACTCCGTCCTTTTTTTTCTATATTGACACGGAGCTTTTGTTGTTTTTTATCTAATGTTTTAGTCTCTTCCTTTTCAACGTTTTCATACTTGAAATCAGGATTTGTGGAATAAACCACATTCAGACGTTCTTTCCAATCGTTATTTTTCATGTGAATTTTGCTTAAATGAATACTCAAAGATAAGACTTTTTTTATACTCTATCCGTCAATGTAACAAATAAAAGTGTACTTTTGCAAATTACCTAATGATAATACCTAAAGAAAAAGATGGATATACGTATGCATAAATTCTCGGATAAAGTGCCTGAGCCGACTTTGCGCAGACTTCCGTGGTATCTTTCGAATGTGAAACTGATGAAAGAACAGGGAGAAACGTACGTGTCTTCTACCCAAATATCCAAGCAAATCAATGTGGATGCTTCCCAAATAGCGAAAGATCTTTCTTATGTAAATATATCCGGCCGTACACGTGTGGGATATGAGATTGATGCGTTGATAGAGGTGCTGGAGCGTTTCTTGGGATTTACCAAGATGCATAAAGCTTTTTTGTTTGGTGTTGGTAGTTTGGGAGGTGCTTTGTTGCGCGACTCGGGCCTGCATCATTTTGGATTAGAGATAGTAGGTGCGTTTGATATTAACCCCGAACTGGTGGGAAAGGAAATAAATGGAATTCCTATTTATCATTCGGATGAATTTGAGGTAAAAATGAAATCCTGTGATGTCAATATCGGGGTGTTGACTGTGCCTATTAATATAGCACAGGAGATAACAGATAAGATGATAGCGGGTGGCATTAAGGCAGTTTGGAACTTTACACCGTTCCGTATTCGTGTACCGGAAAATATTGTGGTGCAGAATACATCACTTTATGCCCATCTGGCTGTAATGTTTAACAGATTAAATGTAATTCAAGAATAATAACATGAAGATTATAGCCGTAGGAATGAACTACGTTGCACATTGCCACGAGTTGCATGCTGATGAGAATTTGCCGGAAGAACCGGTTATTTTTATGAAACCGGATTCGGCTCTGCTGAAAGACAGCAAGCCGTTTTTTATTCCTGATTTTTCTCAGCAGGTGGATTATGAGACAGAATTGGTAGTACGTATTAATCGTTTGGGAAAGAATATTGCTCCGCGTTTTGCCAGTCGGTATTATGATGCGGTGACGGTAGGAATAGATTTTACGGCACGTGACCTTCAGCGGCAGTTTCGGGAGGAAGGTAAGCCTTGGGAGCTGTGTAAAGGGTTTGATAGCTCGGCTGCCATAGGTGATTTTGTGTCGGTAGACAGATTTAAGGATATACAGAATTTGAACTTTCATTTGGATATAGATGGAAAAACGGTGCAGAGAGGTAACACTGCAGATATGTTGTTTAAGGTGGATGAGATAATCGCATACGTTAGCCGGTTTTTTACATTAAAGATTGGGGATTTGCTTTATACAGGGACTCCCGTGGGAGTAGGGCCAGTCAGTATAGGACAGCATTTGCAGGGGTATTTGGAAGGTGAAAAATTATTAGATTTTTATGTAAGATGAAAATAAGAGTAGGATTTGGATTTGATGTGCACCAACTGGTAAGCGGTCGTGAATTATGGCTTGGAGGAATAAAATTTGAACATGAATTGGGGCTATTGGGACACTCGGATGCCGATGTATTGATTCATGCTATTTGTGACGCTTTGCTGGGAGCGGCCAATATGCGTGATATAGGTTATCATTTTCCTGATACTGCAGGCGAATTCAAGAATATTGATAGCAAGATTTTATTGGCTGAAACGGTGGACCTGATTGCTGCAAAAGGGTATAAAGTAGGTAACGTGGACGCAACGATTTGCGCTGAACGTCCTAAATTGAAGGCGCGGATTCCGGAAATGCAGTTGGTGCTTGCTCATTTGATGAGGATTGATGTGGATGATGTTTCCGTAAAGGCTACCACTACAGAGAAGCTGGGATTCACGGGCAGGGAGGAAGGTATTTCTGCTTACGCCACTGTATTAATAGAGAAAGCGGAATGATTTGTTGTGCTTTATTCTATAATCTTCTGGCAAGATTTTGCCAGAAGATTATAGAATAAGGCCGAATGCTAGTAATACTCCGAATAGTAGCATATTACGGGAGGTTTCTCCCAATATGCTGTTTAATTCTTTTCCCTTTTTGATTTTTACCATTCTTTGCCATGCCATGAAGTGAGGTAACAGATAAAGTTGGGGTAATAATGCAGCCCAAATGTGTCCGGTCGGAATAAACAATAAACAAAGCCATGCGGCAGCCA from Phocaeicola dorei encodes the following:
- the rpsI gene encoding 30S ribosomal protein S9; protein product: MEVVNALGRRKRAVARVFVSEGTGKITINKRDLAQYFPSTILQYVVKQPLNKLEAAEKYDIKVNLYGGGFTGQSQALRLAIARALVKINPEDKTALRSEGFMTRDSRSVERKKPGQPKARRRFQFSKR
- a CDS encoding translation initiation factor, which encodes MKNNDWKERLNVVYSTNPDFKYENVEKEETKTLDKKQQKLRVNIEKKGRSGKTVTLINGFIGTENDLKELGRLLKSKCGVGGSAKDGEILIQGEFKQRVIELLKAEGYTQTK
- a CDS encoding fumarylacetoacetate hydrolase family protein; the encoded protein is MKIIAVGMNYVAHCHELHADENLPEEPVIFMKPDSALLKDSKPFFIPDFSQQVDYETELVVRINRLGKNIAPRFASRYYDAVTVGIDFTARDLQRQFREEGKPWELCKGFDSSAAIGDFVSVDRFKDIQNLNFHLDIDGKTVQRGNTADMLFKVDEIIAYVSRFFTLKIGDLLYTGTPVGVGPVSIGQHLQGYLEGEKLLDFYVR
- the ispF gene encoding 2-C-methyl-D-erythritol 2,4-cyclodiphosphate synthase; this translates as MKIRVGFGFDVHQLVSGRELWLGGIKFEHELGLLGHSDADVLIHAICDALLGAANMRDIGYHFPDTAGEFKNIDSKILLAETVDLIAAKGYKVGNVDATICAERPKLKARIPEMQLVLAHLMRIDVDDVSVKATTTEKLGFTGREEGISAYATVLIEKAE
- the rpsB gene encoding 30S ribosomal protein S2 produces the protein MSRTNFDTLLEAGCHFGHLKRKWNPSMAPYIFMERNGIHIIDLHKTVAKVDEAADALKQIAKSGKKVLFVATKKQAKQVVAEKAASVNMPYVIERWPGGMLTNFPTIRKAVKKMATIDKLTNDGTYSNLSKREVLQISRQRAKLEKNLGSIADLTRLPSALFVVDVLKENIAVREANRLGIPVFAIVDTNSDPSNVDFVIPANDDATKSVEVILDACCGAIAEGLEERKAEKVDMEAAGENAPKGAGKKKNTKARMDKAEEEAINAAKAAAFLKEDEEA
- a CDS encoding redox-sensing transcriptional repressor Rex, encoding MDIRMHKFSDKVPEPTLRRLPWYLSNVKLMKEQGETYVSSTQISKQINVDASQIAKDLSYVNISGRTRVGYEIDALIEVLERFLGFTKMHKAFLFGVGSLGGALLRDSGLHHFGLEIVGAFDINPELVGKEINGIPIYHSDEFEVKMKSCDVNIGVLTVPINIAQEITDKMIAGGIKAVWNFTPFRIRVPENIVVQNTSLYAHLAVMFNRLNVIQE
- the rplM gene encoding 50S ribosomal protein L13: MDTLSYKTISANKETAHKEWVVVDATDQVVGRLGSKVAKLLRGKYKPDFTPHADCGDNVIIINADKVKFTGNKWNDKVYLRYTGYPGGQREMTPAQLMKKPNGEEKLLKRVVKGMLPKNRLGAQLLGNLYVYAGSEHKHEAQTPKSIDINSLK
- the tsf gene encoding translation elongation factor Ts, which gives rise to MAVTMAEITKLRKISGAGMMDCKNALTEANGDIDKAMEIIRKKGQAVAAKRSDREASEGCVLAKKDGEFAAIIALKCETDFVAKNADFIALTQAILDAAVANRCKTLEEVKALPMGNGTVQDAVTDRSGITGEKMELDGYNVVEGAYTSIYNHQGNNQLCTIVAMNKEAEAAAHGVAMQIAAMNPIAIDEAGVPESVKEAEIQVAIDKTKKEQVDKAVEVALKKAGINPAHVDSEEHMESNKAKGWITDEDIAKAKEIIATVSAEKAANLPQQMIENIAKGRLGKFLKEVCLLNQEDIMDGKKTVREVLKEADPELQIVAFKRFTLRAE